Within Magnetococcales bacterium, the genomic segment GACCGCCAGCCGGTATTCGGGAACATTGCCCACCAGAACCTGACCGAAGCGGTCGAAAATACGTCCTCTGGGAGCGGTGACCGGTTGCAGACTGATGCGGTTGTCTTCGGCCAGATTGCGATAGGTTCCCCCTTTGAGCACCTGCAGGTGAAACAGGCGGCCGGCCAGGGCGGAAAAGAGCAGCCCCGCCCCACCCCCCAGAATCAGCAGGCGACGTTTGGCATCGGTATGGAATTGTTCGAATTCGTCTTCCAGCATGCCTTGGTCCTGTCGTCAGTACGGATCGAGCAACATGCGGTGCAGCAGGATCAACCCGGAAACCACCAAAGGGGCTGCCAGCATCGTTCCCAGGGCCTGACCCGCCAAAGGCAACCAGAAGAGGGGAACCTCCTGAAACAGGGCCAGCAGAACCACATGGATCAACTCCTCCACGAACACCAGGAGTCCCAGCAACGGCATGATGATGAGGAAATCGTAGGCCCGCAAGCGACTGCCGAAATGGTCCAGGAGAATGATGAGCAGAATACGGCTGAAAGCGTGCAGGCCGAGAGGCAACACTCCCATGACATCCCCGGTGAGGCCGGTGAGAAAGACCAGCAACGGCCCGCAACGGTCGGGGCGATAGAGTCGCCAGTAGAAGAGACAGATCAGGGAGAGATCGGGACGCAGCACGGACCAGGCATGCAGCGGCAGGGCGAGATCCTGTATGGCCATGCCCAGGAGAATGGTCAATAGGGGAAACCAGGGGGCCAGGAGGGCCACGATCACGGCGTGCGGTTCCTCCCTGGAGGGGTGGCGGGAGCGGCTGCCGGAGGTGCAGGAGGCGGTGCGGGCGGCGCTGCCACGGGCAGAAGCAGGCGCACCTCCTCCAGACGATGAAAATTCACCGCCGGTTTGATCAGAATGCGCTGAAACAGGCCGGGTTCGTCGGAATCCACCAGCATGACCTTGCCGATCAGCAGACCTTTGGGAAAAATGCCGTCGATACCGGAGGTGAGGATGACGTCATCCACCTGCACATCGGCATCCTTGGGCACGTAGCGCAATTGCAGCACCTCGTCGTTACTGCCCGAGACGATGCCCCGGATGCGGGAACGCTGGGCCATGGCCGGCACCCGGGAGTTGAGGTCGGTCAGGGCCAGCACCATGGAGTTGTGGCTGGTGACCTGCACCACCCGGCCCACCAGGCCGTGGGGACTGATGGCGCTGGCCTCCTCCCTCACACCCCGCAAGGTTCCGGCATTGAGCAGAAAGGCGTGGGAAAAGGAGGGCGAGGAGTCGCCGACGATACGGGCCACCTGGGTGACGTGACCGGGCTCCTGTTCCATGTAAAGCAGCTCGCGCAGGCGTTTGTTCTCCTGGCGCATCTCCTCAAGCTGGATCTCCTGACCTTGAAGGCGCAACAACTCCTTGCGCATCCAGCGGTTTTCGGTGTCGAGGCGGGCCAGATCGACGATTCGCCCCTGCATGCGGGCAATAACCTGGGCAGGCAGCATCAGGACGTTTTGCACGGGCCCCATGAGTTCGATGACCGAAGCCCGAAGCCCCCGGAGCCCGTCGGCCTGCAGCCGGACCGAAAAGAGCAGCACCACCGCCGCCATCAGCAACAGAAAGATGACGATGCCGTTGCGGTACTGTTTGACGAAGGCGATGAAGGCCGCCATGGGGAGACCCCTTAGGGCGTGTGGCCGCGTGCGGGATTAGGTAGACCAGCCAGGCGAAAGCCGGCGGGGAAACCAAAGCGGCCCCCCCTGCCGAAGCGTTCCGAACCGGATGTCGACCCCGCCACAGACCGGCAAGGGGAACGGATCACCATGCCCTATCGGTCCATCAGGATATCGGACATGGTATCCAGTTCTTCGAGGGCCCGCCCGGAGCCGAGGGCCACGCAGGAGAGCGGATCCTCGGCGACGATCACCGGCAGGCCGGTCTCTTCGGCCAGAAGTTTGTCGAGCCCCCGCAACAGAGCGCCGCCACCGGTCAGAACGATGCCGCGATCCACGATATCGGCGGCCAGTTCGGGGGGGGTCCGTTCCAGGGCCATGCGCACCCCTTCGACGATGGCGTTGATGGGCTCGGAGAGGGCTTCCAGGATTTCCGGATCGGAGATGATCTGGTGTTTGGGCACGCCGTTGACCAGGTCGCGTCCCTTGACCTCCACATCGAGGCGTTCCGCCAGGGGATGAGCCGAGCCGATCTGGATCTTGATGGTTTCGGCGGTGCCTTCTCCGATCAACAGACTGTATTTGCGACGCACATGGGCCACAATGGCTTCGTCCATCTTGTCGCCACCCACGCGGATGGAGCGGGAGTAGACGATGCCGCCCAGGGAGATAATGGCCACTTCCGTGGTGCCGCCCCCCACGTCCACCACCATGGAACCGGAGGCGTCGGTGACCGGCAGACCCGCGCCGATCGCGGCCGCCATGGGCTCCTCGATGAGGAAGACCTCCCGGGCGCCGGCGGAGTCGGCGGATTCGCGAATGGCCCGGCGTTCCACGGGGGTGGCGCCGTAGGGCACGCAGACGATGATGCGCGGGCTGTAGAAGAGCCGGCGCTTATGCACCTTGCGGATGAAATGCTTGAGCATGGCCTCCGTTATGGTAAAGTCGGCGATGACGCCGTCTCGCATGGGCCGGATGGCGACGATGTTGCCGGGGGTGCGCCCCAGCATCCGTTTGGCCTCGTTGCCGACCGCCAGCACCTTCCGCACCCCTCGGCTGCTTTCGTGGATCGCTACCACCGAAGGTTCCGAAAGGACCACGCCGCGACCGCGGACATAGACCAGGGTATTGGCCGTACCCAGGTCGATGGCCATATCGGAGGAAAACATGCCCATCAGTTTGCTGAAAAACATTTCCGAGATCCTTCAACGGCGACTAAAGAGCCTCGCGGCCCATGGACCGAAGCACATCGGGGCGTGTCACGAAAGAACAATCACCATTGCTTGTCCTTGGGCCCGCAAGCATCATTGATACCACATTATCCCCATTGCCGGCAAGGTCAGGGCGCCGGTCAGCTGAAAGAAGGAAACCAACCGCGTGTCCGCCTCTCCCGAAATCCTGGACGATGAAACCGGCCTCCCCTTCTCCGAAGAAGAGCGGGAATTCCCTCTCCTCCACTCCGAAAGCTCCCTCTCCCCCGACTTCGCTCCCCTGGATAACCAGTTGCAACAGGCGGTTAGCCAATTCGGGCTGCAAACCAGCGAAGGCAACATCCGTGGGGAGGTGTTGAGCCTTTTGCGCACTTTTCTGTCCAACCACCGCAACTGTCTGCACCAGGCCCATCTGGACGGCGCCTCGGGACTGACCATCGTGCGCAGCCACACCCTGCTGATGGATGGCCTGATCGGGCGTATTTTCCAACTGGTGCGCAAGCTCTACGCCCCGGATCCCAACACCTTTCCGAACTGCAAGAACGTCTTTGCCGTGGTGGCCACCGGCGGATACGGTCGCCGGGAACTGGCGCCCTACTCCGATATCGACCTGCTCTTCGTCATGCCCAAGGGCGTGCTGCCGGTTTTGGGCATGCAGGTGGAACGTATTCTTTATTGCCTTTGGGACATGGGGCTGGAGGTGGGGCACGCGGTACGCGGCATTCCCGAGTGCGTGGACGAAGCCCAACTCAACATCGAAACCCGCACCGCCCTGCTCGAATCCCGCTTCCTGGACGGCAATCGCGACCTTTTCATCGAATATATGCAAACCCTTCGCCAAGTGCTGCTGGCCGATCCGGGGCGTTTCCTGGAAGGCCAGCTGGCGGAGCAGAAGAAGCGGCACGACCGTTTCGGCAACTCGCTCTTCTACCTGGAACCCAATATCAAGGAGAACCCCGGCGGGCAGCGGGATATCCACACCTTCATCTGGATCTCCAAGGTGCGCTACAAGGTGCATCGTATGCTGGATCTGGTGCCGATGGGCATTCTGACCCCGGAGGAGTACCGCACCCTCACCCGCTGCCGGGAGTTCTTCTGGCGGGTGCGCAATGCCCTGCACTACCGCGCCGGACGCCGGGAAGACCGGCTCACCTTTCACCACCAGCTTGAAATCGCGCAGGAATTCGGTTATCGCGACCGTCCGGGCATGCTCGGCGTGGAACTCTTCATGCGGCGCTACTTCCAGGTGGCCAAACAGGTCAGCCACCTCTACGAGATCTTCGTGCAGAAGTTCCAGGAGGAGTATCGCAAGATGGACCTGCCCCGCTCCGGGGTCAAGCTGGAAGACTGCTTTTACATGTCCGGCGACAAGATTCTGGTGGTGGACCCTGACGCTTTCGCCAGGGATCCGGTACGCCTGCTGCGTCTCTTCGAGGTGGCGCAACGCTACGGCAAGGGCGTTCATCCCGATACGGTGCGCATGGTCATGCAGAACCTGCATCTGGTGAACCGGAAATTCCGCGCCAATCCCGAAGCCGCCGCCCTCTTTCTCAAAATGCTCAACGGCAAGCGGGCCGTGGCCTGGGTGCTGCGCCGCATGAACACCTGCGGCCTGCTGGGCCGCTACATTCCCGAGTTCGGGCGCATCATCGGCCAGACCCAGCACGATCTCTTTCACGTCTACACCGTGGACGAACACTCCATTCTGGCGGTGGAGGCCCTGCGCCACATTCAACTGGGCTATCTGACGGACGAACTGCCCCTCTCCTCGAAGGTGGTCTCCCAGGTTCGCAAGACCCTGGTACTCTATCTGGGGGTTCTTTTCCACGATATCGCCAAAGGCCGGGGCGGGCAGCACGAGATCAAAGGCGCCATCATCGCGCGCCACTGCTGTCAGCGCCTGGGATTGGCCGAAAAGGACATCGAGCTGGTGGCCTGGCTGGTGGAAAAACATCTGATCTTCTCCCGCACCGCCTTCCGCCGGGACATCAACGACCCCCAGACCATCTCCCAATTCGCCCGACAGGTGGAGGATCTGCAACGTCTGGATCTGCTGCTGCTGTTGACCGTGGCCGACATCCGCGCCGTGGCCCCGAACACCCTCACCCCATGGAAATCGACCCTGCTGCGTCGCCTCTACCTCCTGACCCAGGAGGCCATGACCCGGGGACTTTACGAACCTCGGGAGATCGCCCTGCTCGGAGTCGAGCGCAAGGAGGAGGTCTTCCGCATCCTCTCCGCCACCAACGATCCCCTGGCGGTGCGCAAACATCTGGACCGTTTCTACCCCGACTATTTCATCAGCGACGAGCCTGATAACCTGGCCGATCACTATCGCATCCTCTTCCCGCTGCAACGGGAGGAGTTGACCATGGTCTTTCTGTCCACCCCGGCAGTGGAAACCACCAGCCTCTTCATCTATACCCAGGATCACCCCGGACTCTTCGCCAAAATTGCCGGAGCCATCACCAGCGAAGGACTCAACGTTCTGTTCTGCAACGCCTTCACCACCCGGGACGGCATGGCCATGGACATTTTCGTGGTACAGGAACTCTCGGAAAAGGCCATCTCCAACCCGCAGAAACTGGTGCGTCTCGAACAAAAGCTGGAAGCGGTCCTCTCGGGGGCCATTCGTCCCGAACGTCTGCCCATCCAGTACGACTCCAAAATCGCCAAGCGGGCCTGGTTCGAAGTGCCCACCACGGTGGAGGTGGACAACACCTTCTCCGACAATATCACCGTATTGGAGATCACCACCCTCGACCGGCCCGGACTGCTCTTCACCATCACCCGGGTCTTCCTGGAGATGGGCATCCAGATTCGAACCGCCAAAATCGCCACTTACGGCGAACGGGCCGTGGATGTCTTCTATCTGAAGGATCTGTTCGGGCTGCAATTGACGGAGCGCAAGACGGCCCGCATCACCGAAGGCCTCAAAAAGGCCATCGAGGAGCTGGCCAGGAAGCAGAACCAGGGCCAAAACCCCTTGCCGCCACCACCTCCCCGAACGCCGCCCCCCATTCCCGCTGGCGAAGATCCGGAAACTCTTCTATAGTGGTGATTTTACCCCGGAATCTTCCGGATGGTTCGGTCGCCTTCATCGTCGCACAAGGAAGAATCGCTGTGTCGCAAGATTGGAAACTCGACTCCTGGAAGCAATACCCCGCCCTGCAACAGCCGGAGTGGCCCGATGCGGAAGCCCTGGCATCCTGTGTGGCCAACCTCTCCCGCTTTCCGCCCCTGGTTTTTGCCGGAGAGGTGCGCTCCCTGCATCAACTCCTGGCGGATGCCTCGGCGGGAAAGGCCTTTATCCTGCAGGGCGGCGACTGCGCCGAATCCTTCCTCGATTTCACCGCCAATTCGATCCGCGACAAGCTGAAGGTGATGTTGCAGATGGCGGTGATTTTGACTTACGGGGTGGCCAAACCCATCGTCAAGGTCGGACGCATCGCCGGGCAGTTCGCCAAACCGCGTTCCAGCCCCACGGAGACCAAGAACGGCGTCTGTCTGCCCAGTTTCCGTGGGGAGTCGGTCAACGATCCCGACTTCTCCGAAGAGGCCCGTCAACCCGACCCCACCCGATTGGAGCGGGCCTATTTCCAGTCGGCGGCCACGCTGAACCTGTTGCGAGCCTTCACCCACGGCGGTTTTGCCGAGTTGAGCCGGGTGCAGAGCTGGAACCAGGATTTCGTGGCCCACAGCCCCCAAGGTCAACGTTACTCGGAGTTGGCGGACAAGTTGAGCGAGGCCCTCCGTTTCATGAAGGTCATCGGCATCAACTCGCAGAACACGCCGATTCTTTATGAGATCGAGTATTTCACCAGCCACGAAGCGCTGCTGCTGGAATACGAGCAGGCCTTGACCCGCAAGGATTCCTTGACGGGCGACTGGTACGACTGTTCGGCCCACATGTTGTGGATCGGGGAGCGCACCCGTCAGGTGGACGGGGCCCATGTGGAGTTTCTGCGGGGGGTGAAGAATCCCCTGGGGTGCAAGGTCGGACCCAAAGTGACGCCGGATGAGCTGTTGCGGCTGTGTGACCGCCTCAATCCGGACAATCTGCCGGGCAGACTGTCGCTGATCACCCGTTGCGGCCACCAGAAGATCGCCGAATCCCTTCCGGGGTTGATTCGCGCGGTACGGCGGGAGGGACGCAACGTCATCTGGATCTGTGATCCGATGCACGGTAACACCTACGCCACCCCTTCGGGAATCAAGACCCGCTCCTTCGACCATATTCTGGCGGAGTTGCGGCAGTTCTTCGAGATCCATGAATCGGAGAGTACCGTTCCGGGTGGTGTGCATTTCGAGTTGACGGGGGACAATGTCACCGAGTGCGTGGGGGGCTCCATCGATATTCGCGAGGAGGAGTTGGAGGAGCGTTACGAAACGACCTGCGACCCCCGTCTCAATGCGGCCCAGAGTCTGGACATGGCCTTTTTGATTTCGGAGTTGTTCCGCAAACATAATCCTTAAGTTTACATTCTATACAACAATACTAAGAGACAAACAGCCACTATCGGTGACGGGAGGTGTGGCGTCCACAGAATGATATAAATCATACAAAGAGAATTTTTATCATCATCTGCTTTAAGCCCAACTCTTCTCTCGTGGCCAATAATGCGAAGGTTGCTGGAGAATTAGTTCCCCCCAGGGGAAAAGCCCGTTTCGTGAGGTCGGCCATACCGGAACTCGTCCATCCTGAAGGGTTTCGGCATCGCGGACTTATGCCTCTTTATTGAACGACCGGCTGATATTCTGGAATTCTGCCGACCGAACAACTCCTCATCCTTACCCACCGCGATCAGTGACCATAAAAAACGACATTTTCAAATAAATTCTTTCAAAATGTCACATATTCGCTACCATCTTCCAAGTACGGGAAAGAATCTGCCTGTTTCGACTCAGTATAAGATATATTCATATAATGGTAAAAGAATGCCAATATGAATAACGATAAGTATATCGCTCCGCGGGCTCAACGCATTGATTTACTAAGCAGGGTATTGTTGGAGCTGGGCGCCATGAGAGGATATATCGGTTTCACCGGGAATGTTTCCGAAACCGGCGCCCTCCTCATCGTGGGTTATCTTCCTTCAAACCTTCAGGTGGGCGAACAGGGCTGCTTCACACCCTTCCCCCGACTCCCCATCAAACCCTGCCCTGTCGTATCGTCCGCATCGCCGAAGATGGTATCGGGCTTGAGTTTCTACGGCTTGCCGACATTCCCTTTCCCAGCCAACTGAAGGGGAAATCTTCTTCTTTTCAGTGAGATTTCCCCAAAGGCACCAGAATTGCATCCGAATTCGATGTCACCTCGTTTCCGCACCACCCCCGGAAAAATCGGATACCCCATGAATACGTTCGACCAGGAATCCCCCTGCCCCACTCCCGTCCCTGCCCCTTCCGAACGCGAAGGTGGCTGGGTCATTCTGGCTGCCCTGGCCTGGTGGGGACTGGTGGGAGGAGCGGGTTATGTGGCCGTCAAACCCGTCATGGACCGCTTTCACGAAACCGAACAGTTCGAAGCCAAACGTCAGGCCGCCCAGGAAGAAGAGGCGGTCCCGAACCCGAAGCCGGAGAGCGTTCCGCAACCCGCCCCGGTGCAAGTTGCCCAAATCGCCCCCCCACCGTCCCAAACGCCGCCCAAACTGCCACCACCCGGGTCGGAAACCGGGCGCCATTTTCTGCTGGCCGGCTCCTTGAACGATGCCAACATGGCCCATACCCTGGCTGCGAAACTCGCCGCTGCAGCCTATCCGGTCACCGTTCAGGAGAACATCCTGCTTGCAAAACCCCAATATCAGGTACTTCTCGGCCCCTTTGCCAATTCGAGGGAGATCCATGAAGTCGGCAAAATCGTGCAGGTTCTCGCCGGAACCCCTCCCGTCGCACTCCTCACCCCTCTACCACAGTCCCTGGCGCAACCGGTGGCACTGCAAGACGCTTTCATGCCGCCGCCTGACTTCCCCGATATCCAACCGGGGCGTTATCAACTGCTGATTGGTTCCTTCCGTGAAGACAAAGGGGTGGAACAAGCTCGTGCCCCTCTCAAAGCCCTTGGCATTCCGCACTATTTGCAGGCCGTCGAGGTCTCCGGCGCCAGGCAGACCCGTCTCCTGGTCGGCCCTTTTGCCAGTCGCTCCGAAGCGGAAGCCGCTCAAGGCTTTCTGAAGGATCATTTGCAACAAACCTTCTCCATCCTCACTACCCCGACCCCCGTCACCTTCGATGGTGGCAATGGCCCCCCGGAAAGCCGCCTGCCCAAACAACCCGACATGGCTGACAAACCCGTTCGAACCAACCAGGAGTCCAAAAAGCCCGGTTTCACGGTCGTAGCCGGATCCTTTCCCAATGCGGAAAACGCGGCACGAACCGGCAAGCGGCTATCCCAGTTTCAGATAGCCTTTGAACTGGTTCGCGGCAAAGAGGAAAACCAGGAGGTTACTCAGGTTCGCGTCGGCAACTTTGCCCGTGAGGAGGAGGCCCGTAACAAGGCTGCGGAGTTGTTCGAGAAGACCGGAATTCCAGCTCGGGTCATCTCCCCGGCGGGCTACTGACAACGCCGACACGGCAACAAGCGGTTTGTTTCAGTCGTAACGGGGGGGGGATGAACACTCCCCCGTCGGCACCATCCCTTCGGTGAGGCTTTCATCAACTCGTTTCAGGTTCTCCCGGCGCACAGGACGCTCGGTCACCGGCCCCTTCCCATGGGACGAAGCGGCACCACTGAATCCTTCATGTCGATTCTCCCGAAGTACCCGGTTGTCGCCCCCCCAAAAAAGCCCTCTTCACCCCAATCGAGGTCAGACTCACCGTGGCACGTCATCAAAGGCTTTAACCCGTCTCATTCATAAACTTCGTCGCGAAACCGGTCACGGCGCGTCGGGACAAGGCCCGCGACGCCTCGACAACCGGAACCGTGGCCCCGTTCCACGGTGAGGACCGTCGAGCGAGTTCACCGCCGTTATGGCACGCTCCTGGTCCGGTTGCAGCAGAAATTCATGAATAAGACGGGTTTAAGGCACGGCTTTTGCGTTTTGCCGACAGCAGTCGTTCTGCTGTCGACCCATTGACGATGTCACCTCAAGGAAGAAATCCATGTCGAAAGCCACCCAAACCGAAGCCCAAGCATCCGATGTTCACGGCATAGCCGGTCCCATCCTCATCCAGTATCTGGAACGTATCGAACGCCTGGAAGAAGAAAAATCCGGCATCCTGGAGGGTATCCGGGAGGTCTTTGCGGAAGCCAAAGGCAACGGCTTTGATGTCAAGATCATGAGGGAGTTGCTCAAACTTCGCAAAATGGAGCGGGACGAACTGGACGAGCAGGAAACCATGTTGCATCTCTATCGCCAAGCCATCGGGATGCACTGACTACGATACCCCTCCCCCTCCGGTCGGGGGACATCCTCCTAACCCCGGACGAGTACTCGTCCGGGGCGCTTTCAAGAGCCATCCTTC encodes:
- the mreD gene encoding rod shape-determining protein MreD, which codes for MIVALLAPWFPLLTILLGMAIQDLALPLHAWSVLRPDLSLICLFYWRLYRPDRCGPLLVFLTGLTGDVMGVLPLGLHAFSRILLIILLDHFGSRLRAYDFLIIMPLLGLLVFVEELIHVVLLALFQEVPLFWLPLAGQALGTMLAAPLVVSGLILLHRMLLDPY
- a CDS encoding 3-deoxy-7-phosphoheptulonate synthase class II; translated protein: MSQDWKLDSWKQYPALQQPEWPDAEALASCVANLSRFPPLVFAGEVRSLHQLLADASAGKAFILQGGDCAESFLDFTANSIRDKLKVMLQMAVILTYGVAKPIVKVGRIAGQFAKPRSSPTETKNGVCLPSFRGESVNDPDFSEEARQPDPTRLERAYFQSAATLNLLRAFTHGGFAELSRVQSWNQDFVAHSPQGQRYSELADKLSEALRFMKVIGINSQNTPILYEIEYFTSHEALLLEYEQALTRKDSLTGDWYDCSAHMLWIGERTRQVDGAHVEFLRGVKNPLGCKVGPKVTPDELLRLCDRLNPDNLPGRLSLITRCGHQKIAESLPGLIRAVRREGRNVIWICDPMHGNTYATPSGIKTRSFDHILAELRQFFEIHESESTVPGGVHFELTGDNVTECVGGSIDIREEELEERYETTCDPRLNAAQSLDMAFLISELFRKHNP
- a CDS encoding penicillin-binding protein 2, whose protein sequence is MLEDEFEQFHTDAKRRLLILGGGAGLLFSALAGRLFHLQVLKGGTYRNLAEDNRISLQPVTAPRGRIFDRFGQVLVGNVPEYRLAV
- the glnD gene encoding [protein-PII] uridylyltransferase, with protein sequence MSASPEILDDETGLPFSEEEREFPLLHSESSLSPDFAPLDNQLQQAVSQFGLQTSEGNIRGEVLSLLRTFLSNHRNCLHQAHLDGASGLTIVRSHTLLMDGLIGRIFQLVRKLYAPDPNTFPNCKNVFAVVATGGYGRRELAPYSDIDLLFVMPKGVLPVLGMQVERILYCLWDMGLEVGHAVRGIPECVDEAQLNIETRTALLESRFLDGNRDLFIEYMQTLRQVLLADPGRFLEGQLAEQKKRHDRFGNSLFYLEPNIKENPGGQRDIHTFIWISKVRYKVHRMLDLVPMGILTPEEYRTLTRCREFFWRVRNALHYRAGRREDRLTFHHQLEIAQEFGYRDRPGMLGVELFMRRYFQVAKQVSHLYEIFVQKFQEEYRKMDLPRSGVKLEDCFYMSGDKILVVDPDAFARDPVRLLRLFEVAQRYGKGVHPDTVRMVMQNLHLVNRKFRANPEAAALFLKMLNGKRAVAWVLRRMNTCGLLGRYIPEFGRIIGQTQHDLFHVYTVDEHSILAVEALRHIQLGYLTDELPLSSKVVSQVRKTLVLYLGVLFHDIAKGRGGQHEIKGAIIARHCCQRLGLAEKDIELVAWLVEKHLIFSRTAFRRDINDPQTISQFARQVEDLQRLDLLLLLTVADIRAVAPNTLTPWKSTLLRRLYLLTQEAMTRGLYEPREIALLGVERKEEVFRILSATNDPLAVRKHLDRFYPDYFISDEPDNLADHYRILFPLQREELTMVFLSTPAVETTSLFIYTQDHPGLFAKIAGAITSEGLNVLFCNAFTTRDGMAMDIFVVQELSEKAISNPQKLVRLEQKLEAVLSGAIRPERLPIQYDSKIAKRAWFEVPTTVEVDNTFSDNITVLEITTLDRPGLLFTITRVFLEMGIQIRTAKIATYGERAVDVFYLKDLFGLQLTERKTARITEGLKKAIEELARKQNQGQNPLPPPPPRTPPPIPAGEDPETLL
- a CDS encoding DUF2312 domain-containing protein; the protein is MSKATQTEAQASDVHGIAGPILIQYLERIERLEEEKSGILEGIREVFAEAKGNGFDVKIMRELLKLRKMERDELDEQETMLHLYRQAIGMH
- a CDS encoding SPOR domain-containing protein; its protein translation is MNTFDQESPCPTPVPAPSEREGGWVILAALAWWGLVGGAGYVAVKPVMDRFHETEQFEAKRQAAQEEEAVPNPKPESVPQPAPVQVAQIAPPPSQTPPKLPPPGSETGRHFLLAGSLNDANMAHTLAAKLAAAAYPVTVQENILLAKPQYQVLLGPFANSREIHEVGKIVQVLAGTPPVALLTPLPQSLAQPVALQDAFMPPPDFPDIQPGRYQLLIGSFREDKGVEQARAPLKALGIPHYLQAVEVSGARQTRLLVGPFASRSEAEAAQGFLKDHLQQTFSILTTPTPVTFDGGNGPPESRLPKQPDMADKPVRTNQESKKPGFTVVAGSFPNAENAARTGKRLSQFQIAFELVRGKEENQEVTQVRVGNFAREEEARNKAAELFEKTGIPARVISPAGY
- the mreC gene encoding rod shape-determining protein MreC, producing the protein MAAFIAFVKQYRNGIVIFLLLMAAVVLLFSVRLQADGLRGLRASVIELMGPVQNVLMLPAQVIARMQGRIVDLARLDTENRWMRKELLRLQGQEIQLEEMRQENKRLRELLYMEQEPGHVTQVARIVGDSSPSFSHAFLLNAGTLRGVREEASAISPHGLVGRVVQVTSHNSMVLALTDLNSRVPAMAQRSRIRGIVSGSNDEVLQLRYVPKDADVQVDDVILTSGIDGIFPKGLLIGKVMLVDSDEPGLFQRILIKPAVNFHRLEEVRLLLPVAAPPAPPPAPPAAAPATPPGRNRTP
- a CDS encoding rod shape-determining protein, which encodes MFSSDMAIDLGTANTLVYVRGRGVVLSEPSVVAIHESSRGVRKVLAVGNEAKRMLGRTPGNIVAIRPMRDGVIADFTITEAMLKHFIRKVHKRRLFYSPRIIVCVPYGATPVERRAIRESADSAGAREVFLIEEPMAAAIGAGLPVTDASGSMVVDVGGGTTEVAIISLGGIVYSRSIRVGGDKMDEAIVAHVRRKYSLLIGEGTAETIKIQIGSAHPLAERLDVEVKGRDLVNGVPKHQIISDPEILEALSEPINAIVEGVRMALERTPPELAADIVDRGIVLTGGGALLRGLDKLLAEETGLPVIVAEDPLSCVALGSGRALEELDTMSDILMDR